One Hordeum vulgare subsp. vulgare chromosome 4H, MorexV3_pseudomolecules_assembly, whole genome shotgun sequence DNA window includes the following coding sequences:
- the LOC123447598 gene encoding uncharacterized protein LOC123447598: MEPAANGDKPSDEQQQFDPSRMIGIIKRKALIKDLAAAYHAECVACCRELLELQRKWEEEQCVEAKMPEVPKPPLTKPSKRRRR; this comes from the exons ATGGAGCCGGCCGCCAACGGCGACAAGCCCTCCGACGAGCAGCAGCAGTTCGATCCCAGCCGGA TGATTGGCATCATCAAAAGGAAGGCCTTGATTAAAGACCTAGCCGCTGCTTACCACGCTGAGTGTGTAGCATGTTGCAGAGAGCTTCTCGAACTCCAGAGAAAGTGGGAGGAG GAGCAATGCGTCGAAGCTAAGATGCCGGAAGTGCCAAAACCACCTTTGACGAAGCCTTCTAAGCGCAGGAGAAGGTAG
- the LOC123451069 gene encoding uncharacterized protein LOC123451069, with protein MTARRRRRQNRRSHSERPTSSRLGRRVACSCPRAFLIGRGRKARAPSMAWNFKIFGGGRRQAAGDGESCMLDGSAEGLDLTASHGHLYSVAVVFLSMIHFLATSCAAVESVGEMKGFRVDAASPITIQGSLCVGKEARGRCLWKATSFLVSSMCALGALVLFDIPMLVLSLCWRLY; from the exons ATGACAGCCCGCCGGCGCCGGCGACAAAACCGCCGGTCGCATTCAGAGCGCCCGACTTCTTCACGGCTGGGTCGTCGCGTTGCGTGTTCGTGCCCGCGGGCTTTTCTGATCGGGCGCGGCCGGAAGGCGCGGGCGCCGTCCATGGCGTGGAATTTCAAAATTTTCGGTGGCGGCCGGCGTCAGGCGGCGGGTGATGGTGAGAGTTGCATGCTGGATGGATCTGCAGAGGGCTTGGATCTGACTGCGTCGCACGGCCATCTGTACTCTGTGGCCGTTGTTTTCCTTTCGATGATCCATTTTCTAGCCACTTCGTGTGCAG CAGTGGAGTCTGTTGGCGAGATGAAAGGATTCCGAGTTGATGCAGCTAGCCCGATCACGATTCAAGGAAGTCTATGCGTTGGCAAGGAAGCCCGCGGCCGTTGCCTATGGAAGGCGACGTCTTTTTTGGTGTCGAGCATGTGTGCCCTTGGGGCTCTTGTTCTGTTTGATATTCCTATGTTAGTACTCAGCCTATGTTGGAGGCTTTATTAA